Below is a window of Desulfarculaceae bacterium DNA.
GAGATGAGCCCCTTGAGCTGGGACTTGGCCCCGGTGCCCGCCACCACCACCAGGGCGAAGAGGATGAGCATGGCCAGCTCGGCCGGCCCGAACATCAGGGCCATGGCCGCGATGGGCGGCGAGGCCACCATGAGCAGGGCGTCGCTGAACAGCGCCCCGATCACCGAGGCGTAGAGCGCCATCTTCAGCGCCTTGCCCGCCTTGCCTTGTTTGGTCAGCGGGTAGCCGTCCAGGGCGGTGGCCGCCGACTCCGGGGTGCCCGGCGCGTTCAGGAGCACCGCCGAGATGGAGCCGCCGTACACGCTGCCCTTCCAACAACCCACCAGCATGGCGATGGCGAAAAGGGGAGACCAGGTATAGGTCACCGGGATCAAAAGCGCGATGGCCATGGTGCCGTTGAGGCCGGGGATGGCCCCCAAGAGCGAACCCAGGAAGATGCCCAGGGCCGCGCCGAAGAAGTTGTTCAGGGTGAGGGCCTGGGAGGCCGCGGTTGCGAGTGTCTCCAGCATGGCTCCCTACTCCAGGAAATTTTCCACCAGGGTGCCCACCGGCAGGGGAGCCCCCAGGATTATGTCGAAGCACAGATAGAGACCGCCCAGGGTGCCCAGGGTGATGGCCGTGATGGGCAGCCAGCGGCGCACCCCAAAGACCAGGAACAGGGCGATCATGGCCCCGGCCGAGGTGAGCACGAAGCCGGTGAGCTCCAAGAGCCAGGCGTAGGCGGACATGATGATGATCACGATGAGGATGGCCCACCAGGGCGAGCGGTGCTCGGGCGCCACCTCCTCGGCGTGCTCGCCGGGCTTGGGCGCGCGGCGCACCGCCTGGATGGTCAAGAGGATGCTGAGTAGCATGATGAAGCAGGTGACCAACACCGGCATCAGGGCGTCGGCCTCGGTGAGCGGCCCCACCTGATAAGGGATGACGGCCAGCAGCAGCAGGAGACAGAAGGCGACGAGGCCCAGGCCCAGCTTGAAGTCTTTTCGATTGGCGATCATGGGCGGCTCCTGGGTTGAGGAGGGCGGGGGCGGGGGGCACCGCCAGGGGCAGCGACCGCCCCCGCCCGGGGTTTACTTCTTAACCTTCACGCCCAGCTCGGGCAGCAGGGCGCCCCACTCGGCCGAAAGCTTCTCGAGCAGGGCCTGATACTGCTTGCCGGCCATGAACTTGGGATGCAGGTCCAGCTTGTTGCAGGCCTTGACCACGCCCTTGTCGGCGCAGGCCGCCTGGAAGGCCGCCGAGAGCTTGTCCAGGGCCGCCTGGGGGGTGCCGGCCGGGGCCACGATGGACATGTAGGAGATCTGGCTGAACTTGAAGCCCTTGTCCTTCATGGTGGGCACGTCGGGCACCATGGCCAGGCGATCCTCGCTGGTCACCAACAGCACCCGGATCTTGCCGGCCTTGATGGAGGAGGCCACCGAAGCGGTGGTGTTGTTGATCACGTCCACGTGGCCGCCCAAGAGCGCCGCGGTTTCCTTCACACCGCCCTGGAAGGGCACGTGCTTCCAGTCCAGGCCCAGCTCCTTGCCGATGCGGGCGGTGACCAGGTGGTTGGTGGTGCCGGTGCCCACGCTGCCGTAGGTCACCTTGCCCGGGTTCTTCTTCACGTAGGCCACGAACTCGTCCCAGGTTTTCCAGGGAGCGTCGCCGCGCACCATGAGGGCGTACTCGTAGGGCATCACCGCGCAGACCTGCACCAGGTCCTTGAAGGGCTTGTAGGGCACCGGGCGGATCAGGGGGATGATGGCCACGGCGGGCATATTGCAGGTGCCGATGGTGTAGCCGTTGGCCTTGGCCCGGGCCACCTGGCTCACCCCCAGGGTGCCGCCGGCGCCGGGCTTGTTCATGCAGATCAGGGCCTGCTGGATCACCTCGTTGGCCTTGGAGCTCATGAGGCGGGCGGCGGTGTCGGTGGTGCCGCCGGCCGAGAAGTTGATGATGAACTTGACCGGCTTGCTGGGATAGGCGCCCGCCAGGGCCGGCACGGCGACGGCCAACATAAGGGCCATGGCCATTATGGCCGCTAAAACTTTCTTACCCATCTTAGGTTCCTCCTTGCGTCGTTCGGGCGGGCTCCAGGGTCAGAGCCCTATGATTTCCGGCTTGGTTTGCTCTTTGACCAGCTCCACGATCTCTTCGCGGCGCTTGGGTTTCATGCGGGAGCGGATGGCCGAAACGGTGACCGCGCAGATCACCTTGCCGTCTTCATCCATCACCGGCACCCCCACCGAGACCGCGTCCTTGTGGAACAGGCCGTCGGAGAGCACATAGCCGTTCTTCAGGGCCTTTTTGGCCATGGCCCTGATCTCCTTTTCGGTGCGCCCCTGGAACTGGCTGAAGCGGGGGGCGTTGGTTTTCATCACCTGCTCGAACTCCTCGGGGCCGGAGAAGGCGATGAGGGCCAGGCTGCCGGCCCCGATGCCCAGGGGCCGCCGCGAGCCGACGTTGATCAGGATGGTGCGGATGGGGTACTCCCCCTCGATCACGTCGGCGCAGAGCACGTCGTTGCCCAGGCGGATGAGCAGAAACACGGTGTCCTGGGTTTCCTGGGCGATGCGCTTGAGGGCTGGGTGGAAGCGGTTGCGGATGGCGTACTGCTGGGCCTGGTTGCCCAGGCGGAACAGCTCCAGCCCCAGGTGGTAGAGCTTAGTCACTGGATCGTAGGTCACCACGCCCTCCTCGGCCATCACCTGCAACAGGCGGCGGGCCGTGGCCACGTGCAGCCCCACCCGCCGGGCCAGGGGAGACAGCCGCGCCCCTTTCTGGTTGTGCTCGGCCACGGCCCTGAGCAGGGCCATGGCCCGCTGCACGCTCTGGGCCCCGCCTGGGGACCGGGCGCTTTTCTTGTCCGCGCTTTCTGGGCCGCCGCTTCCGGTGGTCGCCATGAATAACTCCTCGGTGTGGGTGGATTGTTAGCAAGGACCCGAACGACAGGTCAACGGTTTTATATCATCATACGATTTTTTCTTATCATATTATGATCTATTCAAACAAGACCTATTATTGCCTCGCACTTTTTCGGCGCGGCGGTTTTCTGGTTTTTCGTTTTTTTATAGCATGTTATGCCGAAAGGCTGTTGGCTGGCCGAACGTGAAAAGGAGTGCCAAGGCGGTGCGCCGGTTTACAAAAAAGTAACCCAGTTTTCGGCCACCCGGAGGCGCGGCGCGGGCCTTTTATTTGACAATATACTGTCATGTTGTTAGCATATTGTCATGAGCAAGAAGCCACCAGCCCCCATGACCCCGGCCGCCGAGGCCTTCACCGACCTGGTTCTGGAAAGCTTCCGTTTCCACGGAATCCTCTTGGCCGCCGGCGACCGCTTGACCAAGGACCTGGGCCTGACCAGCGCCCTGTGGCAGGTGCTGGGGGCCGTGGACGACGATCCCCTGACCATGGCCCAGATCGGCCGCAACATGGGCCTGACCCGCCAGGGCGTGCGGCGCAGCGTGGGCGTGTTGGAGGGCAAGGGCATGGTGGAGCCCCGGGACAACCCGGACCACCAGCGGGCCAAGCTCATCGCCCTGACCCCCGCTGGACGCCGCGCCCTGGACGAGATGTCGCGGCGCAACGCGCTCTGGGCCAACCGCCTGACCAAGGGCCTTAGCCGGGATTCCCTGGTCCGGGCCCTCAAGACCCTGCGCGCCCTGGAAGAAAGAATGCAATAAACGGGAGGACGAGCATGCCCGAGCAGACATACCCGAAGTTGGACGGTTTTTTGGAGACCCTGGGCCTGGGCGAGGAGCCCCTGGGCCTGTTCTACACCGACCAGGAGCCCGCCGAGGGCTTCACCCCCAAGCCCCTGGACCAGCCCACCCGCCAGAAGGAGATCGACCAGCGGATCAACTGGCAGGAGGTCTTCGGCGGCTTCTCCTGTGTGCTGGGCCACATCTGGCGCGCCCGCAAGAAGCACCGGCCCGCCTACTTCAGCGCCGAGCAGTTCGGCTGTCCCGGCGGCTCCTTTTGGCTGGGCTTCCACAAGCCCCAGACCGAGACCATCATCGCCTATGTCTCCTCGGGCATCCCCGGGGCCATGGAGGGCGAGTTCTACTGCGAGTCGCCGGACGAGCTGCGGCGCGCCTTCGAACAAATAGACCCCCCGCCCGCCCCGGCCAAGTACTGCGTGGTCAAGCCCCTGAGCCTGTTCACCGCCGGGGAGACCCCGGAGCTGGTCATCTTCTTCGGCCGCCCCGAGTCCCTGAGCGGCCTGCACCAGCTGGCCTATTTCGTGACCAACGACCCCGAGGTGGTGGCCTCTCCCTGGGCGGCGGCCTGCGGCGGCCTGGCCGCCTGGCCCTTGCGCTACCTCGCCAAGGGCCAGAGCCGCGCGGTGCTCGGCGGCTGGGACCCCTCGGCCCGCAAGTTCTTCAACACCGACGAGCTCTCCTTCACCGTGCCCCTGGCCATGTTCCAGGAAATGCTGGCGCGCTACGAGGAGTCCTTCCTGCACACCAAGACCTGGAAGACGGTGCAAAAGAAGATCGCCCGCAGCAACAAGGCCTGGAGCTGAGAAGCCGCCCGCCGGCAAAGGAGCCGCGTCGTGTCCAAGGTGATTTTGATCAACCCCTTCGAGGTGCCGCCGGGCCGGGAGGAAGAGGCCCTGGCTTTCTGGGACGAGGTGGCCGCCTACATGCGCCGCCAGCCGGGCTTTGTCTCCACCCGCCTGCACCGCGCCCTCATGCCCGGGGCCCGCTTCGGGCTGGTTAATGTGGCCGAATGGGAGTCGGCCGGGGACTTCGCCCGGGCCACCAACGCCCCCGATTTCCAGGAGATGGTCGCGCCCTACATGGAGAGCTTCCCGCACTACCCGGCCCTGTACGAGGTGGTGCGGAGCTAGAAGCCCCGCGCGCAGGCAGAAAAAAGGGCCCGGCCGGGAATGGCCGGGCCCTTGCTGTTTTCAGACAGGCGGCGGGGCCTCAAGCCTCGGGCCAGAGCTCGGCCGCTTGGTCCACCAGCTTGTACTTCTGGATCTTGCCGCTGGCGGTCATGGGATACTCCTCCACGATGGCCACGTACTTGGGGATTTTGTAGCGCGATATCTGGCCCCGGCACAGGTCGCGCACGTCCTCGGGCATCAGGTCGGCGCCCTCTTCCAGGCGCACGAAGGCCCCCACCTGCTCGCCGTACTTCTTGCTGGGCACCCCCACCACCTGCACGTCCATGATGCCTTCCATGCGCCGCACGAACTCCTCGATCTCCAGGGGGTAGATGTTCTCCCCGCCCCGGATGATCATGTCCTTGTGGCGGCCGGTGATGGCCAAATAGCCGTGCTCGTCCATGACCCCCAAATCGCCGCTGTGCAGCCAGCCCTCGTCGTCGATAGCCTCGGCCGTGGCCTCGGGCATGTTGTAGTAGCCCTTCATCAGGCTGTAGCCCCGGCAGCAGACCTCGCCGATGCTGCCCACGGGCAGCTCCCGGCGGGTCTTGGGGTCCACGATCTTCACCTCGATGCCGGGCATGGCCTTGCCCACCGTCTCGGTGCGGCGGCGCACGTCGTCGTCGGCCAGGGTCTGGGTCATCACCGGCGAGTTCTCGGTGAGCCCGTAGCAGATCGTCACCTCGGACATGTTCATCTTGTCCATCACCTCGCGCATGGTCTTGATGGGACAGGGGCTCCCGGCCATGATGCCGGTGCGCAGGCTGGAGAAGTCGAACTTGTCGAACAAGGGATGGGCGAGCTGGGCGATGAACATGGTGGGCACGCCGTAAAGCGCGGTGCAGCGCTCCTGCTCCACCGAGGCCATCACCTGCACCGGGTCGAACTCCTCCAGGATGACCATGCAGGCGCCGTGGTTCACCGCGGCCAAGACCCCCAGCACGCAGCCGAAGCAGTGGAACAGAGGCACCGGCAGGCAGACGCGGTCGTTGGGCCCCAGGTTCTGGTTCTTGCCGATCCAGTAGCCGTTGGTGCCGATGCTCTTGTGGGTGAGCATCACGCCCTTGGGGAAGCCGGTGGTGCCTGAGGTGTACTGCATGTTCACCACCGCGTCCGGGTCCTGGGCCGCCTCCACCCGGGCCAGCTCGGCGTCGCTCACCATGCGGCTCATGTCCAGGATCTCGGGCATGGAGAACATGCCCCGGTGCTTCTCCTGGTCCAGGAAGAACACCCGCTTGAGATGCGGGAAGCGCGGGGTGTTTAGGTGGCCGCGCTCCTGGGAGCGCAGCTCGGGGATGAGATCGTAGACCGTGGCCAGGAAATCGTTGTCCCGGAAGCGGTCGGCCACCATCAGGTTCTCGGCCTCGGACTGCTGGAGCAGATACTCCAGCTCGGCCCGCTGATAGTGAGTGTTCACGGTGAGCAGGATGGCCCCGATCTTGGCCGTGGCGAACTGGAGGGCCACCCAATAGGGAAGGTTGGAGGCCCAGACCGCCACCTTCTGGCCCGGCTCCACCCCCAGGGCCATGAGCCCCTTGGCCATGTCGTCCACCACCGCGCGGAACTCGCGCCAGCTCAGGCGGTAGTCGCGGTCCACGTAGACCACCGCCGGGTTGTCGGGATACTTCTCGGCGGTTTGGTTGAGTATTTGCCCCAGGGTCTTGTCGATGACGATGGAATCGGCCATGACCCTACTCCGGGAAATAGAGCACGGCGTAGATGGAGGCCTTCTCGCCGTCCAAGGCCGTCAGGTGGTGGGGCACCACCGAGTTGTAATACATGCTGTCGCCCGGCTCCAGCACCGTGGTCTCCCGGCCGTAGGTCAGCTCCACCCGGCCCTGGGTCACCACGATGAACTCCTCGCCCTCGTGGGAGCTGAGCTTGGCCGGCTCGCCGGAAGCGGGGCCGATCTCCACGAAAAAGGGCTCCATGTGCCGGTCGGTCTTGCCCCGGCCCAGGGAGTAGAACACCGTGTCCACCGGGCCCTGGTCGCCCCGGTGGGTGACCAGCTCCTGCTCCCGCTCGCTCAGGCGCACGATGAGCGGGTCGCGGCTCACCTTATCGTCCAAGAAGGTGCCCAAACGCACGCCCAGGGCGCGGGCGATCTTGAGCAGGGGCCCCAGAGAGGGGTAGAGGTCCTGCTCTTCCACCGCGCGCAGGAAGGACTCTTCCAGCCCGGTGCGCTCGGCCATTTGTCGCAGGGAGATGTCGTTGCTTTGGCGGAAGGAGGCGATGCGCGCCCCCAGGCTTTTCTGGCTCATGGTCTCGTCCCTAGCTAAGTTGATCAATCAGGTTGTCCTGCTTTCTTTACCGAAAATGCCCGGTTCATGCACTAATTCATGCAAGGACCAGCCGCCCGGGGCTTATGCGCCCAAAGGCCCCAAGGCCCGTGAATAGCGGCGAAACGCCGACGGCCGCCGCGCCATCCCGCCGTGTTTGGGCTTCCTGATATCGCCCATGGGACCAGTTGACTTTTGGCGAAGCGATCACTTATAAATATCGTTCACACCATGAATTGCATTCAGCAAAACCCTTTCCGGGAGGCTGCAATACACGATCATGGGCGTGGTGGAGCGCAGGGCAAGGGAGAAGGAGCAGCGCCGGGAGGCGATCCTGGACGCGGCCAAGGAGGTCTTCTCCCGCAAGGGGTACCAAGGCGCCACCATGGAGGAGATCGCCGCCCGGGCCGAGCTTAGTCCGGCCACCCTGTACCTCTATTTCAACAACAAGAGCGAGCTGTACGCCTCGCTCAACGTGAAAATGCTGGCCCTTCTCTGCGCGAAGGTGGAGCAGGTGGCCGGGCAAAGCGGGCTGGAGCCGCCGGAGAAAGTGCGGCGCCTGGCCCGGGCCATGCACGACGTCTACATCTTCGACCCTCTCATCGTGACCAACGTCCTGCACATGCAGGCCAGCCAGGAGCTGACCGAGCTGTCCCCGGAGTTGAAAGAGCAGATCAACTCCATGGCCGCTCACGCGCTCCGGATGATGGCCGGCATCTTCCAGCAAGGCATCGAGGCGGGGCAGTTCAAGCCCCACCACCCCGTGGCCCTGGCCGACCTGGTCTGGTCGGTGTTCAGCGGCCTGGTGCTTTGGGAAGAAAGCAAGCGCGGTTTCGCGCCGGACAAGGACTATCTCCAGGACACCCTGGAGTTGGCCATAGATATAGTGGCTCGGGGCATAAGCAACTAGCTCCCCGGCGCCATCGGCTCCGCGAACGCGGCGGGGCAGCCCCTCACCCTATACAGCCCGCGGGAGGCGCATGGCGGACCAGCCTATTCTCAGCATGGAGGGAGTTTACCTGTCCTTCGGGGGACTTACGGTTCTTTCCGAGGTCAGTTTCCAGGTCAACCCGGGCGAGATATTCGCCATCATCGGCCCCAACGGGGCGGGCAAGACCTCCATCCTCAACTGCATCGGCGGCTTCTACCGCCCCAGCTCGGGGCGTATCACTTTTCAGGGCAAGGACGTGACCCGCACCAGCCCCGACCGGCGGGCGGCCATGGGCCTGGCCCGCACCTTCCAGAACATCGCCCTGTTCCGGGGCATGACCGTTTTGGACAACATAAAGCTGGGGGCCCACGCCCACCTGAAGACCGGCCTCTTGTCGGCCCTGATGTATTGGGGCTCGGCCCACCACGAGGAGATGGCCCTTCGGGAACAGGTGGAAAACGAGGTCATCGACTTTTTGGAGATAGAGCCCATCCGCAAGCAGGCGGTGGGCTCGCTGGCTTACGGCCTGCAAAAGCGGGTGGAGCTGGCCCGGGCCCTGGCCATGGAGCCCAAGGTGCTCTTGATGGACGAGCCGGTGGCGGGCATGAACGCCGAGGAGACCGAGGACATGGCCCGCTTCGTCCTGGACATCAAGGAGGAGCGCGACATGACCATCGTGCTCATCGAGCACGACATGAACGTGATCATGGACATCAGCGACCGGGTGATGGTCTTGAACTTCGGCCAGAAGATAGCCGAGGGCACCCCCGAGGAGATGCAGCACCATCCCGAGGTGATCAAGGCCTACCTGGGCGAGAAGAGGGGCTAGGGCGATGGACATCCTGCTGCAACTGATCGTCAGCGGCATCGCGGTGGGCGGGGTCTACGCCCTCATCGCCCTGGGCTTCGTCCTGATCTACAAGGCCACCAGCATCATCAACTTCGCCACCGGCGAGTTCATGATGATCGGGGCCTACTTCTTCTACACCGCCATGGTGATGATCGGCCTGCCGCCCATACCCTCGTTCCTGCTGGTCATGGTCTGCTCGGCCCTGCTGGGGCTTTTCGTGGAGCGGGCCATCCTGAGGCACATGCTGGGCCAGCCCACCATCAGCATCGTGATGGTCACCATCGGCCTGAGCTCCATCCTCATGGGCCTGGCCGAGATCATCTGGTCCACCGACTTCAAGAGCTTCCCGCCCCTGTTCCCCCGCGCGCCCATAATCATCGGCGACATCATCGTGCGCTCCAATTTGTTCTGGGGCTTCGTGGTGGCCATGATCACGGTGATCCTGTTCGCCCTGCTGTTCAAGTACGCCAAGGTGGGGGTGGCCATGCGGGCCACCGCCGGGGACCAGATGGCCGCCTTTTCCATGGGCATCAACGTGCGCAGCATGTTCACCGTGGCCTGGTCCCTGGGGGCCATCGCCGCGGCCCTGGGCGGGGTGATCATCGGCAACATGGGCGGCATCCAGCCCACCCTGGGGGGCATCGGCCTCAAGATCTTCCCGGTGGTGATCCTGGGAGGCCTGGACTCCATCGCCGGGGCGGTGGTGGGCGGGTTCATCGTGGGCCTGGTGGAGAACATCGCCGGGGGCTATTTGGACCCCTACGTGGGCGGCGGGGTCAAGGATTTGGCCCCCTTCGTGGTTCTGGTCCTGATCCTCCTGATAAAGCCCTACGGGCTTTTCGGCAAAGAAGACATCGAGCGGTTGTAGCGGGAGGGAATCGGCACAGCCATGCGCATAGGCGACTTCAAGCAGTCCTACGCCGCCGACGAGGCGGTGTTCCGCAGCAACACGGTACGGGTTTGGCTGGTGGTGCTCTTCGCGGCCATGGCCGCCTTCCCCTTCATGGTGGGGCCCTACCTGCTCTACATGGCCAACCTCACCGGGGTGGCCATCATCGCGGCGGTGGGCCTGAACATCCTCACCGGGGCGGCGGGCCAGATATCGCTGGGCCACGCCGCCTTCGTGGGCATCGGGGCCTACACCAGCGCCATCCTCACCACCAGCCTGGGCCTGCCCTTCTTTCTCTGCCTGCCCCTGAGCGGCATCTCGGCTGCCTTCTTCGGGATCATCGTGGGCGCGCCCTCCATGCGCATGAAGGGGCTCTACCTGTGCATCGCCACCCTGGCCGCCCAGATGATCTTCGACTTCATCTTCGTGCA
It encodes the following:
- a CDS encoding tripartite tricarboxylate transporter TctB family protein, coding for MIANRKDFKLGLGLVAFCLLLLLAVIPYQVGPLTEADALMPVLVTCFIMLLSILLTIQAVRRAPKPGEHAEEVAPEHRSPWWAILIVIIIMSAYAWLLELTGFVLTSAGAMIALFLVFGVRRWLPITAITLGTLGGLYLCFDIILGAPLPVGTLVENFLE
- a CDS encoding tripartite tricarboxylate transporter substrate binding protein, which codes for MGKKVLAAIMAMALMLAVAVPALAGAYPSKPVKFIINFSAGGTTDTAARLMSSKANEVIQQALICMNKPGAGGTLGVSQVARAKANGYTIGTCNMPAVAIIPLIRPVPYKPFKDLVQVCAVMPYEYALMVRGDAPWKTWDEFVAYVKKNPGKVTYGSVGTGTTNHLVTARIGKELGLDWKHVPFQGGVKETAALLGGHVDVINNTTASVASSIKAGKIRVLLVTSEDRLAMVPDVPTMKDKGFKFSQISYMSIVAPAGTPQAALDKLSAAFQAACADKGVVKACNKLDLHPKFMAGKQYQALLEKLSAEWGALLPELGVKVKK
- a CDS encoding IclR family transcriptional regulator, translated to MATTGSGGPESADKKSARSPGGAQSVQRAMALLRAVAEHNQKGARLSPLARRVGLHVATARRLLQVMAEEGVVTYDPVTKLYHLGLELFRLGNQAQQYAIRNRFHPALKRIAQETQDTVFLLIRLGNDVLCADVIEGEYPIRTILINVGSRRPLGIGAGSLALIAFSGPEEFEQVMKTNAPRFSQFQGRTEKEIRAMAKKALKNGYVLSDGLFHKDAVSVGVPVMDEDGKVICAVTVSAIRSRMKPKRREEIVELVKEQTKPEIIGL
- a CDS encoding MarR family winged helix-turn-helix transcriptional regulator, whose translation is MSKKPPAPMTPAAEAFTDLVLESFRFHGILLAAGDRLTKDLGLTSALWQVLGAVDDDPLTMAQIGRNMGLTRQGVRRSVGVLEGKGMVEPRDNPDHQRAKLIALTPAGRRALDEMSRRNALWANRLTKGLSRDSLVRALKTLRALEERMQ
- a CDS encoding DUF169 domain-containing protein, yielding MPEQTYPKLDGFLETLGLGEEPLGLFYTDQEPAEGFTPKPLDQPTRQKEIDQRINWQEVFGGFSCVLGHIWRARKKHRPAYFSAEQFGCPGGSFWLGFHKPQTETIIAYVSSGIPGAMEGEFYCESPDELRRAFEQIDPPPAPAKYCVVKPLSLFTAGETPELVIFFGRPESLSGLHQLAYFVTNDPEVVASPWAAACGGLAAWPLRYLAKGQSRAVLGGWDPSARKFFNTDELSFTVPLAMFQEMLARYEESFLHTKTWKTVQKKIARSNKAWS
- a CDS encoding antibiotic biosynthesis monooxygenase, coding for MSKVILINPFEVPPGREEEALAFWDEVAAYMRRQPGFVSTRLHRALMPGARFGLVNVAEWESAGDFARATNAPDFQEMVAPYMESFPHYPALYEVVRS
- a CDS encoding AMP-binding protein; this encodes MADSIVIDKTLGQILNQTAEKYPDNPAVVYVDRDYRLSWREFRAVVDDMAKGLMALGVEPGQKVAVWASNLPYWVALQFATAKIGAILLTVNTHYQRAELEYLLQQSEAENLMVADRFRDNDFLATVYDLIPELRSQERGHLNTPRFPHLKRVFFLDQEKHRGMFSMPEILDMSRMVSDAELARVEAAQDPDAVVNMQYTSGTTGFPKGVMLTHKSIGTNGYWIGKNQNLGPNDRVCLPVPLFHCFGCVLGVLAAVNHGACMVILEEFDPVQVMASVEQERCTALYGVPTMFIAQLAHPLFDKFDFSSLRTGIMAGSPCPIKTMREVMDKMNMSEVTICYGLTENSPVMTQTLADDDVRRRTETVGKAMPGIEVKIVDPKTRRELPVGSIGEVCCRGYSLMKGYYNMPEATAEAIDDEGWLHSGDLGVMDEHGYLAITGRHKDMIIRGGENIYPLEIEEFVRRMEGIMDVQVVGVPSKKYGEQVGAFVRLEEGADLMPEDVRDLCRGQISRYKIPKYVAIVEEYPMTASGKIQKYKLVDQAAELWPEA
- a CDS encoding cupin domain-containing protein — protein: MSQKSLGARIASFRQSNDISLRQMAERTGLEESFLRAVEEQDLYPSLGPLLKIARALGVRLGTFLDDKVSRDPLIVRLSEREQELVTHRGDQGPVDTVFYSLGRGKTDRHMEPFFVEIGPASGEPAKLSSHEGEEFIVVTQGRVELTYGRETTVLEPGDSMYYNSVVPHHLTALDGEKASIYAVLYFPE
- a CDS encoding TetR/AcrR family transcriptional regulator, producing the protein MGVVERRAREKEQRREAILDAAKEVFSRKGYQGATMEEIAARAELSPATLYLYFNNKSELYASLNVKMLALLCAKVEQVAGQSGLEPPEKVRRLARAMHDVYIFDPLIVTNVLHMQASQELTELSPELKEQINSMAAHALRMMAGIFQQGIEAGQFKPHHPVALADLVWSVFSGLVLWEESKRGFAPDKDYLQDTLELAIDIVARGISN
- a CDS encoding ABC transporter ATP-binding protein, with the translated sequence MADQPILSMEGVYLSFGGLTVLSEVSFQVNPGEIFAIIGPNGAGKTSILNCIGGFYRPSSGRITFQGKDVTRTSPDRRAAMGLARTFQNIALFRGMTVLDNIKLGAHAHLKTGLLSALMYWGSAHHEEMALREQVENEVIDFLEIEPIRKQAVGSLAYGLQKRVELARALAMEPKVLLMDEPVAGMNAEETEDMARFVLDIKEERDMTIVLIEHDMNVIMDISDRVMVLNFGQKIAEGTPEEMQHHPEVIKAYLGEKRG
- a CDS encoding branched-chain amino acid ABC transporter permease, producing MDILLQLIVSGIAVGGVYALIALGFVLIYKATSIINFATGEFMMIGAYFFYTAMVMIGLPPIPSFLLVMVCSALLGLFVERAILRHMLGQPTISIVMVTIGLSSILMGLAEIIWSTDFKSFPPLFPRAPIIIGDIIVRSNLFWGFVVAMITVILFALLFKYAKVGVAMRATAGDQMAAFSMGINVRSMFTVAWSLGAIAAALGGVIIGNMGGIQPTLGGIGLKIFPVVILGGLDSIAGAVVGGFIVGLVENIAGGYLDPYVGGGVKDLAPFVVLVLILLIKPYGLFGKEDIERL